The nucleotide sequence tttatattgattgaatatctttaatatttccTTTATTTCCCTTCCTGCTTAAGTTCCCATGCCCAATCAGATTCCAATGATGCCAGTTCCAGAAAGACCCGCTGGCTGCCCCCCAGGACTTGAGTACCTAATCCAGGTAGAGCTTTTCAGCCAATATACACTGTTGGAAAATTATTAAGTTATCTTCTGCAACATTGGCGAATAACCCTTATCAAAAAGAAGTATACTTGAAAGTATACTATTTGAATACTGCTTGGGACTAAATTGGACCACTTTTTAGTTTATAGAAGTATACTCTTAAGTTTACTTTAAGTGTAACAGTAGTAAACTTTTGAGTACAcaacaagtttatatttaagtttcatttttacTAGAACTACTACAAGTAAACTTGCTGGTATACTGATCGCTTACTAGTTCAATACTTTTAGCACATGTTTAGTCTATGAAAGTACAGTTTGAAGTTTTCTCCCAGTATACGTGTAGGTTTTCTTAGGTGTACTGTTATTCTAGTTCATTACTTGtagcacatttataaaagtattgAAGAGAACGCATATTATTAGTGTTTTAGAACGAGACCTATCGCGTGCGCAAACCGATTGCCTGTGGCTGTGTACTGGATTGCTGATTATAACgttgtaaaaaacattaaggtTCTTTGACTGACCGATCAAATCGCTTGATAAGACGCAAATCATTATGGGGCGAATTGCTTTCGTATTGAATGTAGCAGTGACATACTTTCGGAAGAATTAACCCTAATCTTAACGGGCTGCATTTGCCCCGCGGGCTGCCAGGTGACTAGACCTGCACTGGTCGAAACGTGTTCCGAAGCATTGCCAAGTTGAAATGAGTCTGTCACGTGACCTGAGGAAACAAAGCATGGGGTTCAAACTCAAAGCGTGTCGATTGTGCTGTCCCACAGGaatgttataattatttatttaatttatgttattttacgTATTGTATTTCTAATTAAAGTACTACTATTTAAATCAAGTGTACTTAAGAGTAAATTTAAGTATTTCTAAGAAGTACATAAGAAGTTTAAGTATACTTATAGCACACTTTGATAAACTTCTTTTTGATAAGAGAAGCATGTGTTGCACAATACATCattaaattatacaataaatatcaTGCTTCTTAAATGAATGTTGATACATGTTATGCACATTTTTGAAATAACAGAATGGGCAATTTTAAAGTGCTTTAATATGTTGCCATTGATATCCTTAAATATTGTCATAACTTAAATTCCTCTTCAATAATTCATAACACAGATTGATCAGGTCCTTGTTCATCAGAAAATCGAGTTAGTTGAAGGTAATGTCATGATCACTTATTTTCACTGATATTAATCGATTTTATTCATGCAGAGTCGAAGAGTATATAAACCAAGAGTTGAAACTCCAAGAGGccgccattttggggtgaaaatgcTTTATAACTGACATGGTTTCTAGCGAACCAAGGCTTTTGTCATCATAAAGAAACATCATTCAGGTTGAATTTCAAAAAGTAGAGCCGCTTTGACCCCAAAGTGGCGGAAATCGTCAGGCGCTGGTGTTGTAATGGAACGTTCTATTGAATTTCGCCTCTTGGTATATATTCGGTTGTTAAGTAATTTTTTAAGGAATACCATTTCCGgtattttttcaattaaaatgtttaacaattaCAATGCCttgataaagtaaaaaaatattgtattaaaaataatatattttagatGTGAATAAGTAAATATGCAGCACCTATAACTACTAAAAGTGTTGGTATTGTGGCATTTTTCACAGCTATATTGGGCTGGGAGACGAATAATAAATATATGGTGAAGAACAGCATAGGCCAGCAGGTGTTCTATGCATCTGAAGAGAATAACTGCTGTAACAGGCAGTTCTGTGGACCGATGCGCTCCTTCGTCATCCATGTTCAGGATAACATGGGACAGGAAGTTATGACACTCATACGACCTCTGAAGTGTGCAAGCTGCTGTTGCCCCTGTTGCCTGCAAGAGGTAATATAAAGCCTACATACTATATTTCTGTTTGGTAAATATTTGCTTGGGCAAACCGTTGGCTCAGATTTGTATAAAAACTTGTAAAAAAGAATGCTATTGTGATggatatttattattaacagtCTAAATATCATTTGTTCATGAGTTGTGAATTGTATTAATGATTTGCTAAATTCTTATGGTGTAAATATTATTGGTTGATTAAGATTTTGTCCGAATGTGTTGTGGCATTTGTGTCTGCCTCACAGCTCGAAATCCAGTCTCCACCAGGCACCCCGATTGGATATGTGATCCAGGACTGGGATCTGTGTCTTCCCAAGTTCACAGTACAGAACGAGAAGAGAGAAGGAGTTCTGAAGATTGTGGGACCTTtctgttctttaaaatgttgcGCTGATGTGAACTTTGAGGTTAGAGCCATATTagataaaaagtaaattatcatttttgccGTGGTAACattattctgtatttat is from Triplophysa dalaica isolate WHDGS20190420 chromosome 3, ASM1584641v1, whole genome shotgun sequence and encodes:
- the si:ch211-71m22.1 gene encoding phospholipid scramblase 1, with amino-acid sequence MAANNVPMPNQIPMMPVPERPAGCPPGLEYLIQIDQVLVHQKIELVEAILGWETNNKYMVKNSIGQQVFYASEENNCCNRQFCGPMRSFVIHVQDNMGQEVMTLIRPLKCASCCCPCCLQELEIQSPPGTPIGYVIQDWDLCLPKFTVQNEKREGVLKIVGPFCSLKCCADVNFEVLSMDELAKVGRISKQWTGLMREAFTDADNFGICFPLDLDVKIKAALFGACFLIDFMFFEHSK